The Streptomyces sp. NBC_01439 genome contains the following window.
TCTGCTGTATCTGTCTGAAGCGCCCTGCGGTACATGTGGATCACTGCCACAAGACGGGTAGGGTCCGAGGCGTACTTTGCTTCAACTGCAACACGGCCATCGGCAAGTTGGGTGACGACCCCGACGCAGCCCGTCGGGTCGTCTCATACTTGGAGGGACACGCGTGGAAGCCAACAATCGTGGCACAGGGCGTCTACCGGCAGCCTTCCTGACGCCGGGGTCGTCGTCCTTCATGGACTTCCTGGGCGCGCACTCGCCCGAGATGCTGCCCGGCAACCGCAAGCTGCCGGAGGGTGTCGTCGAGGCGCCGCACGGGACGACCATCGTTGCCGCCACCTTCCCCGGCGGGGTGGTCCTCGCCGGTGACCGGCGGGCGACCATGGGGAACATGATCGCGCAGCGGGACATCGAGAAGGTGTTCCCCGCCGACGAGTACTCCGCCGTCGGCATCGCCGGTACGGCCGGCCTGGCCGTGGAGATGGTCAAGCTGTTCCAGCTGGAGCTGGAGCACTTCGAGAAGGTGGAGGGGACGACCCTCTCCCTGGAGGGCAAGGCCAACCGGCTCTCCACCATGATCCGGAGCAATCTGGGGATGGCCATGCAGGGCCTGGCCGTCGTGCCGCTGTTCGCGGGGTACGACGAGGCCAAGGAGAAGGGTCGGATCTTCTCCTACGACGTGACCGGCGGCCGCTCCGAGGAGCACGGTTACGCCGCCACCGGTTCCGGTTCGATCTTCGCCCGGGGCTCCATGAAGAAGCTCTACCGCCCCGATCTGACGGAGGAGCAGGCCACCACCCTGGTCGTCCAGGCGCTCTACGATGCCGCCGACGACGACTCGGCGACCGGTGGGCCGGACCTGTACCGCCACATCTACCCGATCGTCACCGTGATCACGGACGAGGGGTTCCGCAGGCTGACCGACGACGAGTCGCAGGAGCTCGCCCGTACGGTCACCAACCGTCGGCTGGAGCAGCCCGACGGCCCGCGCGCCGCCCTGCTCTGACCATCCGTCGCCCCGTAGGAGCCCAGAAGAAAGGGACGGACAGCCGGTGTCGACTCCGTTCTATGTGTCACCCCAGCAGGCCATGGCCGACCGGGCGGAATACGCCCGCAAGGGCATCGCCCGCGGTCGCAGCCTGGTCGTGCTGCAGTACGCCGACGGCATCGTGTTCGTCGGCGAGAACCCGTCCCGTGCGCTGCACAAGTTCAGCGAGATCTACGACCGGATCGGCTTCGCGGCCGCCGGCAAGTACAACGAGTACGAGAACCTGCGGATCGGTGGTGTGCGGTACGCGGATCTGCGCGGGTACACCTATGACCGTGACGACGTGACGGCCCGTGGGTTGGCGAACGTCTACGCGCAGACGCTCGGCACCATCTTCTCCTCGGCCGGTGAGAAGCCGTACGAGGTGGAGCTGGTGGTCGCGGAGGTCGGTGCGACCGCCGCGGGTGACCAGATCTACCGGCTGCCGCACGACGGGTCGATCGTGGACGAGCACGGTTCGGTCGCGGTCGGTGGCAATGCCGAGCAGATCAGTACCTTCCTGGATCAGCGGCACCGGGACGGGATGACCCTGTCCGAGGCGTTGAAGCTGGCGGTGCAGGCGCTGTCCAGTCAGGCGAACGGTGCTGACAAGGCGATTCCGGCGGAGCGGCTGGAGGTCGCGGTGCTGGACCGTACGCGTGCGCAGCAGCGCAAGTTCAAGCGGATCCGGGGTCGGCAGCTGTCGCGCCTGCTGGAGGCGGACGTGACGGCGGCGGTGCAGGCGGATGCCGTGTCGAACGACGAGGCGCCGGAGGACGACGCCGAGTAGCCGCGTAGAGGCAGTGTGTGCGGGGCCCCGGTTCGCCGTTCTCGGCGGGCCGGGGCTTCGTCGTGTCCGGAGTCGTGTCCGGTCGGTTACGGGGTCGGGGCGGGGCCCGTGGAGTCGCGGACGGCGAGTCGGACGGGGATGTCGGGGGCGGTCCAGGGGGTGCCTTCGAGGACGGCGAGGAGGGCGGTCATGCCTTGTTCGCCGACGCGTTCGGCGGGGAGGTGGACGGTGGTGAGTTCGGGTTCGACGGCGGTGGCGAGGGCGAGGTCGTCGAAGCCGGTGACGGAGAGGTCTTCGGGGATGCGCAGGCCGAGGCGGCGGGCGGCCTTGCAGGCGCCGGCGGCGAGGATGTCGTCGTCGCAGATGATGGCGGTGGGGCGGTCCTGGGGGGTGGCCAGGGCGGTCTCCATGGCCGTACGGGCGGCGTCGACGGTGAGGGGGGCCCGTACGGTGCGCAGCTCGGTTTCGGGGCCGAGGATGGCGGTGAGGGCTTCGGCGCGGGTGTGGAAGGTCCAGGAGTCGACGGCGGAGGCGAGGTGGAGGAAGCGGCGGTGGCCGAGGGCGAGGAGGTGTTCGGTGACCTGGCGCATGCCGTCGGCCATGGCGAGGTTGACGTGGGCGGCGGCGGTGTCGGCGGTGGGGTCGCTGTCGAGCATGACGAGGGGCAGGGTGTTGCCGCCGATGGCGTCGAGGGTGTGGGCGGCCATGGAGGAGGCGATGACTCCGTCGAGGGCGGCGCGGGCGGAGGCGAAGGGGTCGCGGGCGGGGCCGGTGCCGTCGGGGGAGGGGTAGAGGACGACGCCGAAGCCGTGTGCGGCAGCGACGCGGGCGGCTCCGGTGTAGACGCGGGCGAAGAATTCGTTGGTGAGGGCGGGGACGACGAGGAGGGCGGTGCGGGTGGTGCCGAGGCGGAGGTTGCGGGCGGCGAGGTTGGGGCGGTAGCCGAGGCGGGTGGCGGTTTCTCGGACGTGGGTGGCGGTGCGTTCGGAGACGCGGCCGGGCCATTTGTCGCCGAGGACGAGGGAGACGGTGGCCTGGGAGACCCCGGCGGCGGTGGCCACGTCGCGGCTGGTGGGTCTCGTCACAGGGTGCTCCTGAAGTGCGAGGTCGGGGGTGTGGTGGGGTCCGTGGGGTGGACCGGCGGACTGCGGCCATGGTACGTATGAGGCGTCACGTTATACGTATTACTTGGATGGTTCCCGGTTGGATCCGGGCAGAAGGTGGGGCGGAGATGGCCGCGGGATACGCGGAGCTGCTGAGGACCCGGCACGCCGCGAGGCTGCTGGTGGGCACGCTCGTGGGCCGGCTGCCCAATGCCACCGGGCCGATCGCGATCGTGCTGTTCACGCGCGCCGAGGGCGGCAGCTACAGCCTGGCGGGGGCACTGGCCGCCGCGTACGGGTTGGCGAACGCGGTGGGTCAGCCGCTGCTGGGGCGGGCCGTCGACCTGTTCGGGCAGCCCCGGGTGCAGTTGCCGGCGGCTCTGGTTTCCGCGCTGGGCATGGTGTGGCTGGCGCTCGCGGGTACGGGGTCCGCGGTGGCCGCGTACGCCGCGGTGGTGGTCGCGGGGTTGTTCACGCCGCCGCTGGAGGGCGGGCTGCGGGCGTTGTGGCCGGGGGTGCTGGGCGGTCGTGAGGAGAAGGTGCACGCGGCGTACGCGATGGACGCGGTGGCCCAGGAGGTCATGTTCACCGTCGGTCCGTTGCTGGTGACGCTGTTCGTGGCGATGTGGTCGCCGGCCGGGGCGCTGTTGGCGCTGAACGCGATCGGTGTGCTGGGTGCGCTGTCGGTGGTGGTGAGCGAGCCGTCGCGGAAGTGGCGTTCGGCGCCGCGGGAGGCGCACTGGTTGGGGGCGCTGCGTTCGCGGGGGCTGTTGGCGCTGCTGGGTGCGTTCTTCTTCGTGGGCATGGCGCTGGGTTCGATCACGGTGGCGGGTGTGGCGTACGCGGATGAGCACGGCGGTCAGGTGGTGTACGGCTGGTTGATGGCGGCGCTGGGGCTGGGTGCGTTGATCGGTGGGGTGTTCTACGGTGCGCGGCAGTGGGTCGGTGCGCCCGAGCGCCGGTTGCGGCTGCTGGTGGCGCTGCTGGCGGTCTGCTACCTGCCGCTGATGCTGGTTCCGGGTGCGGTGGCGATGACGGGGCTGTCGGCGCTGGCGGGCGTGTTCCTGGCGCCTGCGCTGGCGTGTGCGTTCATCGTGGTGGACCGGCATGCTCCGGTGGGCACGGTGACGGAGGCGTTCTCGTGGCTGGTGACGTTCTTCGGGGTGGGTGCGGCGATCGGTACGGCGGCGGCGGGGCCGGCGGTGGAGCTGGGGGGTACTGCGGCGGGCTTCGGTGTGGCGAGCGTGGCGGGTGGTTTGGCGCTGCTGGTTCTGATGGTCACTCAGCGGGTGATGGCAACTGGTGGGCGC
Protein-coding sequences here:
- a CDS encoding endonuclease VII domain-containing protein, whose protein sequence is MIAAQGGLCCICLKRPAVHVDHCHKTGRVRGVLCFNCNTAIGKLGDDPDAARRVVSYLEGHAWKPTIVAQGVYRQPS
- the prcB gene encoding proteasome subunit beta, with amino-acid sequence MEANNRGTGRLPAAFLTPGSSSFMDFLGAHSPEMLPGNRKLPEGVVEAPHGTTIVAATFPGGVVLAGDRRATMGNMIAQRDIEKVFPADEYSAVGIAGTAGLAVEMVKLFQLELEHFEKVEGTTLSLEGKANRLSTMIRSNLGMAMQGLAVVPLFAGYDEAKEKGRIFSYDVTGGRSEEHGYAATGSGSIFARGSMKKLYRPDLTEEQATTLVVQALYDAADDDSATGGPDLYRHIYPIVTVITDEGFRRLTDDESQELARTVTNRRLEQPDGPRAALL
- the prcA gene encoding proteasome subunit alpha produces the protein MSTPFYVSPQQAMADRAEYARKGIARGRSLVVLQYADGIVFVGENPSRALHKFSEIYDRIGFAAAGKYNEYENLRIGGVRYADLRGYTYDRDDVTARGLANVYAQTLGTIFSSAGEKPYEVELVVAEVGATAAGDQIYRLPHDGSIVDEHGSVAVGGNAEQISTFLDQRHRDGMTLSEALKLAVQALSSQANGADKAIPAERLEVAVLDRTRAQQRKFKRIRGRQLSRLLEADVTAAVQADAVSNDEAPEDDAE
- a CDS encoding LacI family DNA-binding transcriptional regulator — protein: MTRPTSRDVATAAGVSQATVSLVLGDKWPGRVSERTATHVRETATRLGYRPNLAARNLRLGTTRTALLVVPALTNEFFARVYTGAARVAAAHGFGVVLYPSPDGTGPARDPFASARAALDGVIASSMAAHTLDAIGGNTLPLVMLDSDPTADTAAAHVNLAMADGMRQVTEHLLALGHRRFLHLASAVDSWTFHTRAEALTAILGPETELRTVRAPLTVDAARTAMETALATPQDRPTAIICDDDILAAGACKAARRLGLRIPEDLSVTGFDDLALATAVEPELTTVHLPAERVGEQGMTALLAVLEGTPWTAPDIPVRLAVRDSTGPAPTP
- a CDS encoding MFS transporter, coding for MAAGYAELLRTRHAARLLVGTLVGRLPNATGPIAIVLFTRAEGGSYSLAGALAAAYGLANAVGQPLLGRAVDLFGQPRVQLPAALVSALGMVWLALAGTGSAVAAYAAVVVAGLFTPPLEGGLRALWPGVLGGREEKVHAAYAMDAVAQEVMFTVGPLLVTLFVAMWSPAGALLALNAIGVLGALSVVVSEPSRKWRSAPREAHWLGALRSRGLLALLGAFFFVGMALGSITVAGVAYADEHGGQVVYGWLMAALGLGALIGGVFYGARQWVGAPERRLRLLVALLAVCYLPLMLVPGAVAMTGLSALAGVFLAPALACAFIVVDRHAPVGTVTEAFSWLVTFFGVGAAIGTAAAGPAVELGGTAAGFGVASVAGGLALLVLMVTQRVMATGGRSRAVARSSDGVSEVAPDVPSEVGSAS